A genome region from Streptomyces pratensis includes the following:
- the bioB gene encoding biotin synthase BioB: MDLLNTLVEKGLRRELPTRDEALAVLATSDDELLDVVAAAGKVRRQWFGRRVKLNYLVNLKSGLCPEDCSYCSQRLGSKAEILKYTWLKPDEAKKAAAAGVAGGAKRVCLVASGRGPTDRDVDRVSQTIEAIKEQHEDVEVCACLGLLSEGQADRLRSAGADAYNHNLNTSEGTYGDITTTHTYADRVDTVQQAQAAGLSACSGLIAGMGETDADLVDVVFSLRELDPDSVPVNFLIPMEGTPLAKDWHLTPQRCLRILAMVRFVCPDVEVRLAGGREVHLRSMQPLALHLVNSIFLGDYLTSEGQSGQTDLDMIADAGFEVEGADTRTLPRHRAQTAVGCGSHDGGCGSHEGGCAPCGDTAEEAPEPSQAMVARKDLVAVRRRGAGTDLAPNA; the protein is encoded by the coding sequence ATGGACCTGCTGAACACGCTGGTGGAAAAGGGGCTGCGGCGCGAACTGCCGACCCGTGACGAAGCGCTCGCCGTGCTGGCGACCTCCGACGACGAACTGCTCGACGTGGTGGCCGCGGCCGGAAAGGTGCGCCGCCAATGGTTCGGCCGGCGCGTCAAGCTGAACTATCTGGTGAACCTGAAGTCCGGGCTCTGCCCCGAGGACTGTTCGTACTGCTCGCAGCGGCTCGGCTCCAAGGCCGAGATCCTCAAGTACACCTGGCTGAAGCCGGACGAGGCGAAGAAGGCCGCCGCCGCCGGAGTGGCCGGCGGAGCCAAGCGGGTGTGTCTGGTGGCCAGCGGCCGGGGACCGACCGACCGCGACGTCGACCGGGTCTCGCAGACCATCGAAGCGATCAAGGAGCAGCACGAGGATGTCGAGGTGTGCGCCTGCCTCGGTCTGCTGTCGGAGGGCCAGGCCGACCGCCTGAGGTCTGCGGGCGCCGACGCGTACAACCACAACCTCAACACCTCGGAGGGGACGTACGGGGACATCACCACCACGCACACGTACGCCGACCGGGTGGACACCGTGCAGCAGGCCCAGGCCGCCGGGCTCTCGGCGTGCTCCGGTCTGATCGCGGGAATGGGCGAGACCGACGCCGACCTGGTCGACGTCGTCTTCTCGCTGCGCGAGCTGGATCCCGACTCGGTGCCGGTGAACTTCCTGATCCCCATGGAGGGGACACCGCTCGCGAAGGACTGGCACCTCACGCCGCAGCGGTGCCTGCGCATCCTGGCGATGGTCAGGTTCGTGTGCCCGGACGTCGAGGTGCGGCTCGCGGGCGGGCGTGAGGTCCATCTGCGGTCGATGCAGCCGCTCGCCCTGCACCTGGTCAACTCCATCTTCCTGGGTGACTATCTGACCAGTGAGGGCCAGTCTGGCCAGACCGACCTCGACATGATCGCCGACGCCGGCTTCGAGGTGGAGGGAGCAGACACCAGGACGCTCCCCCGTCACCGCGCCCAGACGGCAGTCGGCTGCGGTTCGCACGACGGCGGCTGCGGTTCGCACGAGGGCGGCTGCGCTCCGTGCGGCGACACCGCCGAGGAGGCTCCTGAGCCGTCCCAGGCCATGGTGGCGCGTAAGGACCTGGTGGCGGTCCGCCGTCGCGGCGCGGGGACGGACCTCGCACCCAATGCCTGA
- a CDS encoding class I SAM-dependent methyltransferase: MRRRSTPVPRDAVHHPVFARFYARMSVTADIKGGLAAHRDELLTGLSGRVIEIGAGNGLNFTHYPGAVSEVVAIEPERSLRQLAAGAGLRAEVPVDVVPGTAEALPVKSEAFDAAVASLVLCTVRDLPRALAEIKRVLRPGGELRFFEHTLAPGRALSTAQRAVDRTFWPLLFGGCHTARDTVAAIEEAGFELGVYRRFRIPDKGVQLPPSSCVIGVARRSVVVDRSERAG, from the coding sequence ATGCGTCGGCGCAGCACACCTGTCCCCCGGGACGCGGTGCACCACCCGGTATTCGCCCGCTTCTACGCCCGGATGAGCGTGACCGCCGACATCAAGGGGGGTCTGGCGGCGCATCGCGACGAGCTCCTCACCGGCCTTTCCGGCCGCGTCATCGAGATCGGCGCGGGAAACGGTCTCAACTTCACGCACTACCCGGGGGCCGTGTCCGAAGTGGTGGCGATCGAGCCGGAGCGCAGCCTGAGGCAGCTGGCGGCGGGTGCGGGGCTGCGCGCGGAGGTGCCGGTCGATGTTGTGCCGGGCACGGCCGAGGCTCTGCCGGTCAAGAGCGAGGCGTTCGACGCGGCGGTGGCATCACTTGTCCTGTGCACGGTGCGCGACCTGCCCCGGGCACTTGCGGAGATCAAGCGGGTGCTCAGGCCAGGCGGTGAGCTGCGCTTCTTCGAACACACCCTGGCCCCCGGCCGTGCGCTGTCGACGGCCCAGCGGGCGGTGGACCGCACCTTCTGGCCGCTGCTTTTCGGGGGATGTCACACGGCGCGGGACACGGTCGCGGCCATCGAGGAGGCCGGCTTCGAGCTGGGGGTGTACCGACGCTTCCGCATTCCGGACAAGGGTGTCCAGCTGCCGCCTTCCTCGTGTGTGATCGGCGTGGCCCGCCGGTCCGTCGTGGTGGACCGGTCGGAGCGGGCGGGCTGA
- a CDS encoding adenosylmethionine--8-amino-7-oxononanoate transaminase, translated as MPDQLRPEELLALDRAHVWHPYGPMPGRQEPLVVESASGVRLRLAEPAHGHDELVDGMSSWWSAVHGYNHPVLNEAARSQLDRMSHVMFGGLTHEPAVRLAARLVEITPEPLQHVFLADSGSVSVEVAVKMCLQYWRSAGRPAKHRLLTWRGGYHGDTWQPMSVCDPEGGMHELWSGSLPRQIFADAPPDGFDAEPDEAYARHLRELVAAHADELAAVIVEPVVQGAGGMRFHSPAYLRVLREACDENDVLLVFDEIATGFGRTGQLFAAGHAGVSPDVMCVGKALTGGYLTLAATLCTSRVAEGISCGDVPVLAHGPTFMGNPLASAVACASVDLLLGQDWELEVKRIGTGLRQGLAEAVGVPGVRDVRVLGAIGVVQLDHEVDMAAATRAAVGEGVWLRPFRDLVYTMPPYVTGDDDVARICRAVCAAAKEG; from the coding sequence ATGCCTGATCAGCTCCGCCCCGAAGAACTCCTCGCCCTGGACCGGGCCCACGTCTGGCACCCCTACGGCCCCATGCCGGGCCGGCAGGAGCCGCTGGTCGTGGAGTCCGCGTCCGGGGTGCGTCTCCGGCTCGCGGAACCCGCTCACGGCCATGACGAACTGGTGGACGGCATGTCGTCCTGGTGGTCGGCTGTCCACGGTTACAACCATCCGGTGCTCAACGAGGCCGCCCGCAGCCAGCTGGACCGGATGAGCCATGTGATGTTCGGCGGGCTGACGCACGAGCCCGCCGTCCGGCTGGCGGCCCGGCTGGTGGAGATCACGCCGGAGCCGCTGCAGCACGTCTTCCTCGCCGACTCGGGGTCGGTCTCCGTCGAGGTCGCGGTGAAGATGTGCCTGCAGTACTGGCGTTCGGCGGGCCGGCCCGCCAAGCACCGGCTGCTGACCTGGCGCGGCGGGTACCACGGGGACACCTGGCAGCCCATGTCGGTGTGCGACCCCGAGGGCGGGATGCACGAGCTGTGGTCGGGTTCCCTCCCCAGGCAGATCTTCGCGGACGCCCCTCCGGACGGCTTCGACGCCGAGCCGGACGAGGCCTACGCGAGGCACCTGCGGGAGCTGGTGGCCGCCCATGCCGATGAGCTGGCCGCGGTGATCGTGGAGCCGGTGGTGCAGGGTGCGGGCGGGATGCGCTTCCACTCCCCCGCGTATCTGCGGGTGCTCCGCGAGGCGTGCGACGAGAACGACGTACTGCTGGTGTTCGACGAGATCGCGACGGGGTTCGGCCGGACCGGACAGTTGTTCGCGGCCGGGCACGCTGGTGTTTCACCGGACGTCATGTGTGTCGGCAAGGCGCTGACCGGGGGCTATCTGACGCTGGCGGCGACATTGTGCACCTCGCGGGTGGCCGAGGGCATTTCCTGCGGAGACGTGCCGGTGCTGGCGCACGGTCCGACGTTCATGGGTAATCCGCTCGCCTCGGCGGTGGCCTGCGCGTCGGTTGATCTGCTGCTGGGCCAGGACTGGGAGCTGGAGGTGAAGCGGATCGGCACGGGTCTGCGGCAGGGGCTGGCAGAGGCCGTTGGTGTGCCGGGCGTGCGTGACGTCCGGGTGCTGGGCGCGATCGGGGTCGTACAGCTCGACCACGAGGTGGACATGGCCGCCGCGACAAGGGCCGCGGTCGGCGAGGGTGTGTGGCTGAGGCCGTTCCGCGATCTCGTGTACACGATGCCGCCCTATGTGACCGGTGACGACGACGTGGCACGGATCTGCCGGGCCGTGTGCGCCGCGGCGAAGGAGGGCTGA
- a CDS encoding CBS domain-containing protein yields the protein MGHLTVADLMTPSVISVQRGTTFKEIARLLSESDVTAVPVVDDRGRPVGVVSEADLLRNRSAGGARDAGALMSHPAVTAEPGWNVVHAARVMEEQRVKRLPVIDYEGCLVGVLSRSDLVQVFLRRDRAIQEEILEEVVTRTLRLSPSSLNVEVSEGLVTLSGTVQSHDTVAVLLRLCQSVDGVVDVVDRLSHGAPSEDVRSGLAPVTAGEEEEASAHASQEKRS from the coding sequence ATGGGACATCTCACCGTCGCCGACCTGATGACGCCGTCGGTCATCAGCGTCCAGCGCGGCACCACATTCAAGGAAATCGCCCGTCTGCTCAGTGAGTCCGACGTCACCGCTGTGCCTGTCGTGGACGACCGGGGGCGTCCGGTCGGCGTCGTCTCCGAAGCCGACCTCCTGCGAAACCGCTCTGCGGGCGGCGCACGGGACGCCGGCGCACTGATGAGCCACCCTGCCGTCACCGCTGAGCCCGGGTGGAACGTGGTGCACGCGGCTCGGGTGATGGAGGAGCAGCGGGTCAAACGGCTGCCCGTGATCGACTACGAGGGCTGCCTGGTCGGCGTCCTGAGCCGCAGCGATCTCGTCCAGGTCTTCCTGCGCCGGGACCGCGCGATCCAGGAAGAGATTCTCGAAGAGGTGGTGACCCGGACACTTCGGCTCAGTCCTTCCTCGCTGAACGTGGAGGTGTCCGAGGGGCTTGTCACTCTGAGCGGCACCGTGCAGAGCCATGACACCGTGGCGGTGCTCCTGCGTCTGTGCCAGAGCGTCGACGGTGTGGTGGACGTCGTCGACCGTCTCTCACACGGGGCTCCTTCGGAGGACGTCCGGTCCGGCCTCGCTCCGGTCACGGCAGGAGAGGAAGAAGAAGCCTCCGCTCACGCGTCACAGGAGAAGCGGTCATGA
- a CDS encoding DUF4383 domain-containing protein, whose amino-acid sequence MKLRDELPLDHHLATVYRYGAAVCGLILLAFAVLGFADALTPFDTAGDTVAGMTTNTTLSVISTVVGLALLVGAVIGGNFASTLNMTVGGLFVLSGFVHIFVLDRTVNILDFGMANVMFSFVMGLVIATFGMYGRVTSRLSHENPYWRRRHPEQTGRAAASVRHPGGGTGPAVLPAGRTPGVTGREPGQG is encoded by the coding sequence ATGAAGCTTCGAGACGAACTTCCCCTCGATCACCACCTGGCGACCGTCTACCGCTACGGAGCCGCTGTCTGCGGCCTCATCCTGCTCGCCTTCGCCGTCCTGGGCTTCGCCGATGCCCTCACCCCCTTCGACACGGCCGGGGACACAGTCGCGGGCATGACCACCAACACGACGCTCAGCGTCATCTCCACGGTGGTGGGACTGGCCCTGCTCGTCGGGGCCGTCATCGGAGGCAACTTCGCCTCCACCCTCAACATGACGGTCGGAGGGCTCTTCGTCCTGAGCGGCTTCGTCCACATCTTCGTGCTGGACCGAACTGTCAACATCCTCGATTTCGGCATGGCCAACGTGATGTTCAGCTTCGTCATGGGCCTGGTCATCGCGACGTTCGGCATGTACGGCAGGGTTACCAGCCGCTTGTCCCACGAGAACCCCTACTGGCGACGCAGGCACCCTGAGCAGACAGGGCGCGCGGCGGCTTCGGTCCGTCACCCGGGCGGGGGAACCGGCCCGGCCGTGCTGCCCGCCGGACGCACACCCGGCGTCACCGGCCGGGAGCCCGGCCAGGGATGA
- a CDS encoding hemolysin family protein, protein MTAVQLFIGLLTLVVNAFFVGAEFALISVRRSQIEPEAEAGDKRARSVIWGLEHVSALLAAAQLGITLCTLVLGIVAEPAIAHLLEPVFDSVGVPHGLVHPISFVIALAVATYLHMLLGEMVPKNIALAEPARTALLLGPPLVTLARALKPVIFAINAFANTLLKLLRVETKDEVSATFSDDELARLVKDAEDSGLVDDRSADRLRHALELGRRPVQDVLLPVDRVLYTRVGTTPEELERLSHESGFSRFPVMDSEQRIIGYLHVKDALDAAPRDVPFPVSALRPIARVRAATPLDDVLTALRRSRTHLAAVLDEDGRLAGMITMEDVLRELVGRPQAR, encoded by the coding sequence ATGACCGCCGTACAGCTCTTCATCGGCCTGCTGACCCTGGTCGTCAACGCCTTCTTCGTCGGCGCGGAGTTCGCCCTGATCTCCGTACGCCGCAGCCAGATCGAGCCCGAGGCCGAAGCCGGGGACAAGCGGGCCCGCAGCGTCATCTGGGGTCTCGAGCACGTGTCGGCACTCCTCGCGGCGGCTCAGCTGGGCATCACGCTCTGCACACTGGTGCTGGGTATCGTCGCCGAGCCGGCCATCGCCCATCTGCTGGAGCCCGTCTTCGACTCGGTGGGAGTGCCGCACGGGCTGGTGCACCCGATCTCGTTCGTCATCGCCCTGGCCGTGGCGACGTATCTGCACATGCTGCTGGGCGAGATGGTGCCCAAGAACATCGCGCTGGCCGAGCCCGCTCGCACGGCGCTGCTGCTCGGACCGCCCCTGGTGACCCTCGCCAGGGCACTGAAGCCGGTGATCTTCGCTATCAACGCCTTCGCGAACACCCTGCTCAAACTGCTGCGGGTGGAGACCAAGGACGAGGTCTCCGCAACCTTCTCCGACGACGAACTGGCACGTCTCGTCAAGGACGCCGAGGACTCCGGGCTCGTCGACGACCGCTCGGCGGACCGGCTGCGCCACGCGCTGGAACTGGGCCGCCGACCTGTCCAGGACGTACTGCTTCCGGTCGACAGGGTGCTGTACACGAGGGTGGGCACGACCCCGGAGGAGTTGGAAAGGCTTTCGCACGAGTCCGGCTTCTCCCGCTTCCCGGTGATGGACAGCGAGCAGCGCATCATCGGATACCTCCACGTGAAGGACGCCCTGGACGCGGCGCCGCGGGATGTGCCGTTCCCGGTTTCGGCCCTGCGGCCGATCGCCCGGGTGCGTGCGGCGACACCGCTGGACGACGTGCTGACCGCACTGCGGCGCAGCCGTACGCATCTGGCGGCCGTACTCGACGAGGACGGCAGGCTGGCGGGCATGATCACGATGGAGGACGTGCTGCGTGAGCTGGTGGGGAGGCCACAGGCCCGCTGA
- a CDS encoding 8-amino-7-oxononanoate synthase, translating to MSYDPFDWIDQEARRRAEAGLVRTLRPRSAETELLDLASNDYLGLSRNPEVTTAAAEAARTWGAGATGSRLVTGSTALHTELERELAEFCGFEAALVFSSGYAANLAALTALTGRDSLIVSDAGNHASIVDGCRLSRAATAVVPHADPEAVRKALHTHGGRALAVTDSVFSVDGDAAPLAGLAGVCRDAGAALLVDDAHGLGVLGDGGRGALAAAGLAGGEGIVATLTLSKSLGSQGGAVLGPARVISHLVNAARTFIFDTGLAPAAVGAALGALRLLRREPERAARAGTVALDLHARLTAAGLTAVRPDAAVVSVRAPSAESAVRWAADCRAAGLAVGCFRPPSVPDGISRLRLTARADLTQDQVATAVGTVLATAPLAVS from the coding sequence ATGTCCTACGACCCGTTCGACTGGATCGATCAAGAGGCCCGGCGCCGTGCCGAAGCCGGACTCGTCCGGACGCTGCGCCCCCGGTCTGCCGAGACGGAACTGCTGGACCTGGCGAGCAACGACTACCTGGGGCTGAGCCGGAACCCTGAGGTCACCACGGCTGCGGCCGAGGCGGCACGGACGTGGGGCGCGGGTGCCACCGGCTCGCGCCTGGTGACCGGATCCACCGCGCTGCACACCGAACTGGAGCGCGAACTCGCCGAATTCTGCGGCTTCGAAGCGGCCCTGGTGTTCTCCTCCGGCTACGCGGCCAACCTCGCCGCCCTCACGGCGCTGACCGGCCGCGATTCGCTGATCGTGTCCGACGCCGGCAACCACGCGTCGATCGTCGACGGCTGCCGGCTCTCCCGTGCCGCCACAGCCGTCGTTCCGCACGCGGACCCCGAGGCTGTGCGGAAGGCGCTCCACACGCACGGCGGACGCGCGCTGGCCGTGACCGACTCCGTCTTCTCGGTGGACGGCGACGCCGCTCCGCTGGCCGGACTCGCCGGCGTCTGCCGTGACGCGGGCGCGGCCCTCCTCGTGGACGACGCCCACGGACTGGGTGTGCTGGGCGACGGCGGGCGCGGCGCGCTCGCGGCCGCCGGACTCGCGGGCGGTGAGGGGATCGTCGCCACGCTCACCCTCTCCAAGTCGCTCGGCAGCCAGGGCGGAGCCGTGCTGGGCCCCGCCCGGGTCATCAGCCATCTGGTCAACGCGGCCCGTACGTTCATCTTCGACACGGGTCTCGCGCCGGCGGCAGTCGGCGCGGCGCTGGGCGCACTGCGTCTGCTGCGCCGCGAACCCGAACGTGCCGCGAGGGCCGGGACCGTCGCCCTCGATCTGCACGCCCGGCTGACAGCGGCCGGACTGACCGCGGTCCGGCCCGACGCCGCAGTCGTGTCGGTCCGCGCGCCCTCGGCGGAGTCAGCGGTGCGCTGGGCCGCCGACTGCCGCGCGGCCGGCCTCGCGGTGGGCTGCTTCCGGCCGCCGTCGGTGCCGGACGGCATCTCCAGACTGCGGCTCACGGCGCGGGCGGACCTGACTCAGGACCAGGTCGCCACAGCCGTGGGCACGGTCCTCGCGACGGCGCCCCTGGCGGTCAGCTGA
- a CDS encoding hemolysin family protein: MTEVLLLLVAVLLSLACGVFVAAEFSLTTVERGELERAVERGDRGAAGALKAVRSLTYQLSGAQLGITVTNLVVGMLSEPSIAKLIRGPVEATGLSPGVSSSLALVIGTALSTVVLMVVGELVPKNWAISSPLAVARTVAAPQRAFTAVFRPFISHLNNTANRIVRRFGLEPAEELASARSPQELVALARHSAKEGALEADTAELFVRTLNLSELTAENVMTPRVQVTALEVQATAEDVANATRATGLSRFPVYRGSLDTVVGVAHIKDVLAIPADQRPRKRVSDMLREPLLVPETLTVDRLLDRLSGKLAMAVVIDEYGGTAGVVTLEDIVEEVVGEVRDEHDPHETPDLAAAGEDADGRTLWSADGAARTDQLRTIGLRVPDGPYETLAGLVATEVGRIPVVGDTVELTGWRIDVVDASGHRAARALLHAPLPGSDEPAEDGR; this comes from the coding sequence ATGACCGAAGTGCTCCTGCTCCTCGTGGCGGTACTGCTCTCCCTCGCCTGCGGCGTGTTCGTGGCGGCCGAGTTCTCTCTGACCACCGTGGAGCGCGGCGAACTCGAGCGGGCCGTCGAGCGTGGGGACCGGGGTGCGGCGGGAGCGCTCAAGGCCGTGCGCAGCCTCACCTACCAGCTCTCCGGCGCTCAGCTCGGTATCACCGTCACCAACCTGGTCGTGGGCATGCTCTCCGAGCCGTCCATCGCCAAGCTGATCCGAGGGCCGGTGGAAGCGACCGGGCTGTCGCCCGGCGTGTCCTCCTCGCTGGCACTCGTGATCGGCACCGCACTGTCCACCGTCGTCCTGATGGTGGTCGGCGAACTCGTCCCGAAGAACTGGGCGATCTCGTCCCCCCTCGCCGTCGCCCGGACTGTCGCCGCGCCTCAGCGCGCCTTCACTGCGGTCTTCCGGCCCTTCATCAGTCACCTCAACAACACCGCGAACCGGATCGTGCGGCGTTTCGGCCTGGAGCCGGCCGAGGAGCTGGCATCGGCCCGCAGCCCGCAGGAGCTGGTGGCCCTGGCGCGTCATTCCGCGAAGGAGGGCGCACTGGAGGCGGACACCGCCGAACTCTTCGTGCGCACCCTCAACCTGTCCGAACTGACCGCTGAGAACGTGATGACCCCCCGCGTCCAGGTCACCGCCCTCGAGGTGCAGGCGACCGCAGAGGACGTCGCGAACGCCACCCGCGCGACGGGCCTCTCCAGGTTTCCCGTCTACCGAGGCAGTCTCGACACGGTCGTCGGCGTCGCGCACATCAAGGACGTGCTGGCGATTCCGGCGGACCAGCGGCCCCGTAAGCGGGTGTCGGACATGCTGCGCGAACCGCTGCTGGTGCCGGAGACACTCACCGTCGACCGCCTGCTGGACAGGCTCTCCGGAAAACTGGCCATGGCGGTCGTCATCGACGAGTACGGGGGCACGGCGGGAGTCGTGACGCTGGAGGACATCGTGGAGGAAGTCGTCGGCGAGGTACGGGACGAGCACGACCCGCACGAGACCCCCGACCTGGCAGCCGCCGGTGAGGACGCGGACGGACGCACACTGTGGTCCGCCGACGGAGCGGCCCGCACGGACCAGCTCCGCACCATCGGGCTGCGGGTGCCGGACGGACCCTACGAAACACTGGCCGGGCTGGTGGCCACGGAGGTCGGCCGCATTCCGGTGGTCGGCGACACCGTCGAACTCACGGGCTGGCGTATCGACGTGGTGGACGCTTCGGGGCATCGCGCCGCTCGTGCGCTGCTGCACGCACCGCTGCCCGGCAGCGACGAGCCGGCGGAGGACGGACGATGA
- a CDS encoding SGNH/GDSL hydrolase family protein has translation MELNASYTSLVAVGDSFTEGMSDRLPDGSYRGWADVLAARLAARTPGFRYANLAVRGKLIGQIVDEQVPVAAALQPDVITLVGGLNDTLRPKCDMGMVRGRLEEAVELLAPSCKTLVLMRSPGRNGPVMERFRPRMEELFSLVGDLAERHGALVADLYGAPSLGDQRMWDVDRLHLTAEGHRRVAEAVWQTLGLPAESDWQTPMPVSAPARWAQRRIDDVRFARQHLMPWIGRRLTGRSSGDGRAGAQFDAESGKAFWISPEDVATPGPVTGWRRMDG, from the coding sequence ATGGAATTGAATGCCTCCTACACCAGTCTCGTCGCGGTCGGCGACTCCTTCACCGAGGGCATGTCGGATCGGCTGCCCGACGGTTCGTACCGCGGCTGGGCCGACGTCCTCGCGGCCCGTCTCGCGGCCCGCACTCCGGGGTTCCGGTATGCCAATCTCGCCGTACGGGGAAAGCTCATCGGCCAGATCGTGGACGAGCAGGTCCCGGTCGCCGCAGCCCTGCAGCCGGATGTGATCACGCTCGTCGGCGGGCTCAACGACACCCTGCGGCCGAAGTGCGACATGGGCATGGTCCGCGGCCGGCTGGAGGAGGCGGTGGAGCTCCTCGCGCCGTCCTGCAAGACCCTGGTGCTCATGCGTAGCCCCGGCCGCAACGGTCCGGTGATGGAACGCTTCCGTCCGCGTATGGAGGAGCTGTTCTCGCTGGTCGGCGACCTGGCCGAGCGCCACGGAGCGCTGGTGGCCGACCTGTACGGCGCGCCGTCGCTGGGCGATCAGCGGATGTGGGACGTCGACCGACTGCATCTGACGGCCGAGGGGCACCGCAGGGTCGCGGAGGCGGTGTGGCAGACGCTCGGGCTGCCCGCGGAGAGTGACTGGCAGACCCCGATGCCCGTGTCCGCGCCCGCGCGGTGGGCGCAGCGGCGGATCGACGACGTCCGGTTCGCCCGGCAGCATCTGATGCCTTGGATCGGGCGGCGCCTGACCGGGCGCTCGTCCGGCGACGGCCGGGCCGGTGCACAGTTCGACGCGGAGTCTGGGAAGGCGTTCTGGATCTCTCCCGAGGACGTGGCCACCCCCGGACCGGTGACGGGCTGGCGTCGGATGGACGGCTGA
- the bioD gene encoding dethiobiotin synthase yields the protein MTILVVTGTGTEIGKTIVTAAVAAAHRELRVAVLKPAQTGLATGEPGDAAEVARLAGAHVTAVELARFPEPLAPETAARRAGLTPVRPYEIAEAAQKLATEHDLVLVEGAGGLLVRYDEQGATLADAARLMAAPVLVVAPAGLGTLNATALTVEALRTRGLACPGVVVGSMPAEPDLASRCNIADLPVAAGVPLLGAVPAGAGALDPADFRAGAASWLAPELGGNRPAG from the coding sequence ATGACGATCCTCGTGGTGACCGGGACCGGCACCGAGATCGGCAAGACGATTGTGACCGCGGCGGTGGCGGCCGCTCACCGTGAACTGCGTGTCGCGGTTCTCAAGCCGGCCCAGACGGGTCTCGCCACGGGTGAGCCGGGGGACGCCGCCGAGGTGGCACGGCTGGCCGGCGCACATGTGACAGCCGTCGAACTGGCGCGCTTCCCGGAGCCGTTGGCACCTGAGACAGCGGCGCGCAGAGCGGGTCTCACACCCGTACGTCCGTACGAGATCGCCGAGGCCGCCCAGAAGCTGGCGACGGAGCATGATCTGGTGCTGGTCGAGGGCGCGGGCGGGCTGCTCGTCCGCTACGACGAGCAGGGGGCGACGCTCGCCGACGCCGCGCGGCTGATGGCCGCTCCCGTGCTGGTGGTCGCACCCGCGGGCCTGGGGACCCTCAATGCCACCGCGCTGACGGTGGAGGCACTGCGGACGCGAGGACTCGCGTGTCCCGGGGTGGTCGTGGGAAGCATGCCCGCCGAGCCCGACCTGGCCTCGCGGTGCAACATCGCCGACCTTCCGGTCGCGGCGGGCGTCCCACTGCTCGGCGCGGTACCGGCCGGTGCGGGGGCGTTGGACCCGGCCGACTTCCGCGCAGGGGCGGCGAGTTGGCTGGCGCCGGAGCTCGGCGGGAATCGACCGGCCGGATGA
- a CDS encoding GNAT family N-acetyltransferase, with protein sequence MTDLDIRLAALPDIDAVLRFWREAAEGTSVTDDHDGVAQLILRDPEALILAERDGRITGTVIAGFDGWRCSAYRLAVHPDCRRQGIATALMEAAERRFAALGGRRIDAMVLESNERAHRTWSAAGYHREDHWRRWIKSL encoded by the coding sequence ATGACTGATCTTGATATCCGCCTCGCCGCGCTGCCGGACATCGACGCCGTGCTGCGGTTCTGGCGCGAGGCAGCGGAGGGCACCAGCGTCACCGACGACCACGACGGAGTGGCACAGCTGATCCTGCGGGACCCCGAGGCCCTGATCCTCGCCGAACGCGACGGCCGGATCACCGGGACCGTCATAGCCGGTTTCGACGGATGGCGGTGCTCCGCGTACCGGCTCGCAGTGCACCCCGACTGCCGCCGGCAAGGGATCGCCACCGCGCTCATGGAGGCCGCGGAACGACGATTCGCCGCCCTGGGCGGGCGGCGGATCGATGCCATGGTCCTGGAGTCGAACGAACGGGCACATCGGACATGGAGCGCGGCTGGCTACCATCGCGAGGACCACTGGCGGCGCTGGATCAAGTCTCTGTGA